The Paenibacillus sp. MBLB1832 genome has a window encoding:
- the bshC gene encoding bacillithiol biosynthesis cysteine-adding enzyme BshC: MQMASFHWKKNQQLSEEYILGTEKALSLFPSHYGREADWQKRVQWLDGGHEPHADRKELTEVLRAYNTRVGNHDAALNHVQKLVDHETLAIVGGQQAGLFGGELLVLYKAVTILQLAREWSAKLDRTVVPIFWIAGEDHDFDEVNHIQLLSNTQQIEKIKVEHPTGQRTAVSRLPIASEVWEDALNKLDHSLMDTEFKAGLMERMRAVTAGDATLSDAFARWMALIFGEFGLVLIDADDPHLRKLEAAMFGRLIDENEAYAAALVHSQTEVSSAGYAIQAEIHPDGANLFTFAEGQRLLLHREGDLFTDKKSTVHFTKAELRDRAFTHPELMSNNVMSRPLMQEFLFPVLATVLGPGEIAYWALTKRAFEHFGLQMPIVAPRLEFTLIEGMIKKQMDKYNFSLADVLERFDEKKQAWLDEQDTLKLGEQFERVKASFVSSYGPLVESLQTINPGIKKLGDTNLAKIVEQIDYLQHKAAEATNTQFDAAIRQLERVRLTIFPLAKPQERVYNGCAYLNRYGHAWLHTLLETQIPVDGLHRVFYL; encoded by the coding sequence ATGCAAATGGCATCTTTTCATTGGAAGAAGAATCAGCAATTATCGGAAGAATATATATTGGGAACTGAGAAGGCCCTATCCTTATTTCCTTCTCATTATGGCAGGGAAGCAGACTGGCAGAAACGTGTTCAGTGGCTGGACGGTGGACATGAACCCCATGCAGATCGCAAAGAGCTTACGGAGGTACTTCGCGCTTACAATACGCGTGTAGGTAATCATGATGCCGCCCTAAATCATGTGCAAAAGCTTGTTGATCATGAGACGCTGGCCATCGTTGGCGGTCAACAAGCAGGCCTATTTGGCGGTGAGTTGCTTGTCCTCTATAAAGCCGTCACGATTCTTCAATTGGCACGCGAGTGGAGTGCGAAGTTAGATCGCACCGTTGTGCCGATATTCTGGATCGCAGGCGAGGATCACGATTTCGATGAAGTGAATCACATCCAACTGCTCTCCAACACGCAGCAGATCGAGAAAATCAAAGTCGAGCACCCGACCGGACAGCGCACGGCAGTTAGTCGGCTGCCGATTGCTTCTGAAGTGTGGGAAGACGCGTTGAACAAGTTGGATCATTCCCTGATGGATACCGAATTCAAGGCGGGATTAATGGAGAGAATGCGCGCTGTCACGGCCGGAGATGCAACACTTAGTGATGCATTTGCACGTTGGATGGCGTTGATTTTCGGTGAATTCGGTCTAGTGCTGATCGACGCCGATGACCCGCATTTGCGCAAGCTCGAGGCTGCGATGTTTGGCAGACTCATTGATGAGAATGAGGCTTATGCGGCTGCGCTTGTTCACAGTCAGACAGAAGTCAGCTCGGCGGGTTATGCCATCCAAGCAGAAATCCATCCCGATGGCGCAAATTTGTTCACTTTTGCAGAGGGACAACGATTGCTGCTGCACCGCGAGGGAGACTTGTTCACGGATAAAAAGTCGACCGTACACTTTACGAAAGCTGAGCTTCGCGATCGGGCATTCACCCATCCGGAGTTGATGAGTAATAACGTGATGTCGCGTCCGCTGATGCAGGAGTTTTTATTCCCTGTACTCGCAACTGTACTCGGTCCAGGTGAAATTGCTTACTGGGCACTTACGAAGCGTGCTTTCGAACATTTCGGCTTGCAGATGCCGATTGTGGCTCCGCGGCTTGAATTTACACTTATTGAAGGTATGATCAAGAAGCAGATGGATAAATACAATTTCAGCTTGGCTGATGTGCTGGAGCGCTTTGATGAGAAGAAGCAAGCTTGGCTGGATGAGCAAGATACGCTGAAATTGGGCGAGCAATTCGAACGCGTGAAGGCGTCTTTTGTAAGCAGCTATGGACCACTCGTCGAGTCGCTGCAAACGATTAACCCGGGTATTAAGAAACTCGGAGATACGAATTTGGCGAAAATCGTGGAGCAGATCGATTACTTGCAGCATAAGGCTGCAGAAGCGACCAATACCCAATTCGATGCCGCGATTCGTCAATTGGAGAGAGTGCGACTTACCATTTTCCCGTTAGCCAAGCCGCAAGAAAGAGTGTATAATGGGTGTGCTTATCTGAATCGATATGGGCATGCTTGGTTACATACTTTGCTAGAGACACAGATCCCCGTAGATGGGTTGCACCGTGTATTTTATTTGTAG
- a CDS encoding ketopantoate reductase family protein, with product MRIMIIGGGSLGLLFAGKLAQSGHDLTVVTRTKEQALELQARGITVVEPDREELVLTRDNKFKFITIDDLNAHSNQSSPIDYICLMVKQAAINNELIDQIQRQMSPNTYVIGFQNGIGHERRLSELIGQERVLLSVTTEGAKRLTASSVAHTGRGITYLGSMDPSSQIDANPHHLLFAQALEREGIHTILSKNMEVRVWSKLVINAVINPLTAILRVNNGGLLSSSWALSLMKDLYEEARSVAEALQIDLPGDLWTSILDVCEKTSWNHSSMLQDIEASRQTEIDYMNGSLVQFAKEQGLKLPMNDFVYRMIKAIEY from the coding sequence ATGCGCATCATGATCATTGGCGGGGGTTCGCTAGGACTGCTATTTGCAGGAAAGCTTGCACAAAGCGGGCACGATTTGACGGTTGTCACTAGAACGAAAGAGCAAGCCCTTGAGCTTCAAGCACGCGGGATTACGGTGGTAGAGCCGGATCGCGAAGAGCTTGTGCTGACAAGGGATAACAAGTTCAAGTTTATAACCATAGATGACTTAAATGCTCATTCTAATCAATCGTCTCCCATTGACTATATCTGTCTCATGGTGAAACAAGCTGCAATAAACAATGAGTTGATTGATCAGATTCAGCGTCAAATGTCTCCCAATACGTACGTAATAGGCTTTCAAAATGGGATCGGACATGAACGAAGGCTCAGTGAACTCATCGGACAGGAGCGCGTATTACTGTCGGTAACGACAGAGGGGGCCAAAAGGCTGACGGCATCTTCAGTGGCGCATACTGGCCGCGGCATCACGTACTTAGGTAGCATGGATCCAAGCTCGCAAATCGACGCCAATCCACACCACCTTTTGTTCGCGCAAGCGCTGGAACGAGAAGGAATCCATACGATTTTGTCGAAAAATATGGAAGTAAGGGTGTGGAGCAAGTTAGTTATCAATGCGGTTATTAATCCGTTGACGGCTATTTTGCGCGTGAATAACGGGGGATTGCTTAGCTCTTCATGGGCACTTTCTTTAATGAAAGATCTCTATGAGGAAGCGCGATCCGTAGCCGAAGCACTGCAGATTGACCTACCAGGTGATTTATGGACATCCATCCTTGATGTATGTGAGAAAACAAGTTGGAATCACTCCTCCATGCTTCAGGATATTGAAGCTTCACGCCAAACCGAAATTGACTATATGAATGGCAGTCTCGTTCAGTTTGCTAAAGAGCAAGGGCTAAAGCTGCCTATGAACGACTTCGTGTATCGGATGATAAAAGCGATCGAATACTAA
- a CDS encoding ABC transporter permease, with the protein MVKFILRRFLYALITLWLIASVTFVLMKNLPGNPLGEGAEKIPKATRDMLLKQYGLDKPLWQQYLTFMNNIIHGDLGASFQFPAHKVTDIIKQAFPSSLELGLISIVIAIVVGLTLGIIAALNHNKAGDYTAMFIAIIGVSIPSFVLGPMLSYYVGVKWGILPAGLWKGPSYKVLPAIALSFGTIAILARLMRTSMLDVLNQDYIKTAKSKGLASFTVVVKHTIRNAILPVITIIGPIFVNVITGTLVVEQIFSVPGLGKHFVSSVSSNDYTMISGLTIFYSSILIVVIFITDVVYGLVDPRIRLGKGGK; encoded by the coding sequence ATGGTTAAGTTCATTCTTCGCCGTTTCCTATATGCGCTTATTACATTATGGCTCATTGCATCAGTTACTTTCGTCTTGATGAAAAACTTACCAGGTAATCCGTTAGGAGAAGGTGCTGAGAAGATTCCTAAAGCGACGAGAGATATGTTATTGAAGCAATATGGTTTGGATAAGCCGTTATGGCAACAGTACTTGACATTCATGAATAACATCATCCATGGCGATCTAGGAGCTTCCTTTCAATTCCCTGCTCACAAAGTAACCGATATTATTAAACAAGCATTTCCTTCTTCTTTAGAACTTGGATTGATTTCAATTGTCATTGCCATTGTAGTTGGTTTGACTTTGGGGATTATTGCAGCCTTAAATCATAACAAAGCTGGCGATTATACAGCGATGTTCATCGCGATTATTGGTGTATCCATTCCTTCTTTCGTCTTGGGACCGATGCTTTCCTATTACGTTGGTGTTAAATGGGGCATTCTACCAGCTGGGCTATGGAAAGGACCGAGTTATAAAGTGTTACCAGCTATTGCTCTATCGTTCGGAACGATTGCGATTCTTGCCCGTTTAATGCGTACGTCCATGTTGGATGTCTTAAATCAAGATTACATTAAAACAGCGAAATCTAAAGGTTTGGCCAGCTTTACAGTTGTTGTTAAGCATACCATTCGAAACGCGATATTACCGGTTATTACGATTATCGGTCCAATATTTGTAAATGTCATCACAGGTACGTTGGTAGTTGAACAAATTTTTAGTGTACCAGGATTGGGTAAACATTTTGTATCATCTGTATCTTCAAATGACTATACGATGATATCGGGTTTAACTATTTTCTACTCGAGTATCTTAATTGTTGTTATTTTCATTACTGACGTTGTTTATGGCTTAGTAGACCCTAGAATTCGTCTTGGGAAAGGCGGGAAATAG
- a CDS encoding DUF3397 domain-containing protein, giving the protein MNGILNFLSTIYAALAVAPFITFIVLWFIVFFFLKDKKMTTRLTMDVTTIFLLGSVSLMWNKLFHTQFGFWLIVLLLLISFGIIGGYQTHLKGQTNLLKVGRVVWRLSFLGLSSLYIVLFFVHIGKNYLFAA; this is encoded by the coding sequence ATGAATGGCATCCTGAATTTTCTGTCCACGATCTATGCTGCGCTTGCTGTTGCGCCATTTATAACATTTATCGTCTTATGGTTTATTGTCTTCTTTTTTCTAAAAGATAAGAAGATGACAACGAGACTCACCATGGATGTAACGACGATATTCTTATTAGGGTCTGTTTCCTTGATGTGGAATAAACTGTTCCATACACAATTCGGCTTTTGGCTGATTGTGCTTCTGCTTCTCATTTCATTTGGCATCATTGGTGGCTATCAAACGCATTTGAAGGGGCAAACGAACTTACTTAAGGTTGGTCGGGTAGTTTGGCGACTTAGTTTTCTAGGGTTGTCTAGTTTATACATCGTATTGTTTTTCGTACATATTGGAAAAAATTACTTATTTGCCGCCTAG
- a CDS encoding ABC transporter permease, whose product MQTPNESTETNYKFAPVSKKSLTGEVIVRPSLNYWQDAWRRLKKNRLAMAGLIILVTLIVLAIIVPWVSSYDYQTQNLKLKNAVPSSSHLFGTDDFGRDVWTRVWWGTRISLFIGIVAALIDLVIGVIYGGISAYYGGKVDEIMQRSIEIVYAIPFLLIAILLIMVIGSGISSIIIAYSITGWVPMARLVRGQMLTLKEQEFVLASRTLGASPMRIIMRSLIPNALGIIIVQITFVVPSAIFTEAFLSFIGLGVKPPLASLGNLLSDGANYIRLYPHRLIFPTIIFSLILLSFNLLGDGLRDALDPKMRK is encoded by the coding sequence ATGCAAACTCCAAATGAATCAACTGAGACTAACTACAAGTTTGCTCCCGTTTCAAAGAAATCTTTAACTGGTGAAGTGATTGTAAGACCTTCGCTCAATTATTGGCAGGACGCATGGAGACGACTTAAAAAAAATAGACTGGCTATGGCTGGCTTAATTATACTGGTAACTTTAATCGTTCTTGCGATTATTGTGCCATGGGTTTCAAGCTACGATTATCAGACACAAAACTTAAAACTTAAAAATGCTGTTCCAAGTTCCTCTCACTTGTTCGGTACAGATGACTTCGGGCGTGATGTATGGACGCGTGTATGGTGGGGAACACGGATTTCCCTGTTTATCGGGATTGTCGCGGCATTAATTGATTTGGTTATAGGTGTTATTTATGGCGGGATTTCGGCGTACTATGGTGGAAAAGTCGATGAAATCATGCAGCGGTCCATTGAAATTGTGTACGCGATACCGTTCTTGTTGATTGCGATTCTATTAATTATGGTAATCGGTTCTGGGATTTCCTCGATTATTATTGCTTATAGTATTACGGGTTGGGTGCCGATGGCGCGGCTTGTACGGGGGCAAATGCTCACGTTGAAAGAACAGGAATTTGTTCTAGCTTCACGCACACTGGGAGCTTCTCCCATGAGAATAATTATGCGTAGCTTGATCCCCAATGCGCTTGGTATAATCATTGTACAGATCACATTCGTTGTGCCATCTGCGATTTTTACCGAAGCTTTCCTAAGCTTTATTGGTCTTGGTGTTAAACCACCGCTGGCATCCCTAGGAAACTTGCTGTCAGACGGTGCTAATTATATCCGGTTATATCCGCATCGCCTTATTTTCCCAACCATTATTTTCAGCTTGATTTTGTTGAGTTTCAATCTTCTCGGTGACGGGCTTCGTGATGCGCTAGATCCGAAAATGCGCAAGTAA
- a CDS encoding peptide ABC transporter substrate-binding protein, producing MKATKWVTTAVALTLMGSVAVGCGKKEETTPTTSPNGTSGTATPAPSKKPQEIKINFSAEPPVMDSSKATANAAFTFISAFNEGLYRTDKDGKATPGLAKDFPKISADGLTYTIEIRDNANWSDGTPVKAQDFAYSFKRTLDPATKGQYSFVVAWIKGGEAVTKAKTPDEVKKAQDALGVKVLGDKKLEITLEKPVAFFTQMLAFGTFLPQREDFVTKAGDKYGAEADKVIGAGPFILSKWDHGQTLELVKNEKYWDAANVKLTKATINIVKDPNTGLNLYETDAADLAEINRDQLKLYKGKPDNLPKPELTNSYLMYQVKKQPALANKKIRQALGMAIDRQAYVDTVLANGSVPSTGLVPNGTSDGAGGEFRKTAGDTQPKFDAAKAKQLLADGLKELGLSALPKMKVNADDTDTAKKSLEFILAQWKENLGYVAEANPVPHALRIELSSKHDFDIALSLWGADYNDPMTFLDMWVTGGEFDEGDYSNPEYDKLVKAAQSETDVTKRAKSLVEAEKILMDDQGVAPLYFRTRAYLKKPSIDGLILPSFGQEWELKWTSVK from the coding sequence ATGAAAGCGACAAAATGGGTTACTACAGCAGTAGCATTAACGCTCATGGGTAGCGTTGCGGTTGGTTGCGGTAAAAAAGAGGAAACAACTCCAACAACATCCCCAAATGGGACATCGGGTACTGCAACTCCTGCACCATCCAAAAAGCCACAAGAAATCAAAATCAATTTCTCAGCAGAGCCGCCTGTTATGGATAGCTCCAAAGCTACAGCAAATGCTGCTTTTACATTCATTAGCGCATTTAACGAAGGTCTATATCGTACAGATAAAGACGGCAAAGCGACTCCTGGTCTTGCAAAAGACTTCCCTAAAATTTCTGCTGACGGTCTTACTTACACGATCGAGATCCGCGACAATGCGAATTGGTCAGATGGTACGCCAGTTAAAGCACAAGATTTCGCTTATTCCTTCAAACGTACTTTAGATCCTGCTACAAAAGGGCAATATAGCTTCGTAGTAGCTTGGATTAAAGGTGGAGAAGCTGTTACTAAAGCTAAAACTCCTGATGAAGTGAAAAAAGCGCAAGACGCTCTAGGCGTTAAAGTTCTTGGCGACAAAAAGCTTGAGATTACTCTTGAAAAACCAGTTGCATTCTTCACGCAAATGCTTGCATTTGGTACATTCTTGCCGCAACGTGAAGATTTCGTTACAAAAGCTGGCGACAAATACGGCGCTGAAGCTGACAAAGTTATCGGTGCAGGTCCATTCATCTTGAGCAAATGGGATCACGGCCAAACACTTGAGCTTGTTAAAAACGAAAAGTATTGGGATGCTGCTAATGTGAAATTAACAAAAGCAACAATCAATATCGTTAAAGATCCAAATACAGGTCTAAACCTATATGAAACAGACGCGGCTGACTTGGCTGAGATTAACCGCGACCAACTGAAATTGTACAAAGGTAAACCAGATAACCTGCCTAAACCAGAGTTGACGAACTCTTACCTCATGTACCAAGTTAAGAAACAACCAGCACTTGCGAACAAAAAAATCCGTCAAGCGCTTGGTATGGCAATCGACCGTCAAGCTTATGTTGACACAGTACTTGCTAACGGTTCCGTTCCTTCCACAGGTCTAGTACCTAACGGTACTTCTGACGGTGCTGGCGGCGAGTTCCGTAAAACAGCAGGTGACACTCAACCGAAGTTCGATGCAGCTAAAGCGAAGCAATTGCTAGCTGATGGTTTGAAAGAACTTGGTTTGTCTGCTCTGCCAAAAATGAAAGTAAACGCAGATGATACAGATACGGCTAAGAAATCACTTGAGTTCATCCTTGCACAATGGAAAGAGAATCTCGGGTATGTAGCTGAAGCAAACCCAGTTCCGCATGCTTTGCGTATCGAGTTGTCCTCCAAACATGATTTCGACATCGCACTTTCCCTATGGGGCGCAGATTACAACGATCCAATGACATTCTTGGATATGTGGGTAACAGGCGGCGAGTTTGACGAAGGCGACTACAGCAATCCAGAGTACGATAAACTTGTTAAAGCAGCTCAATCCGAAACAGACGTTACAAAACGTGCGAAAAGTTTAGTGGAAGCTGAGAAAATCCTTATGGATGATCAAGGTGTAGCTCCATTGTACTTCCGTACTCGTGCCTACTTGAAAAAACCATCCATTGACGGTTTGATTCTTCCATCATTCGGTCAAGAGTGGGAATTGAAATGGACTTCCGTTAAGTAA
- a CDS encoding ABC transporter ATP-binding protein yields the protein MSIKDNLLEVKDLRVSFRTYAGEVQAVRGVSFSLKKGEVLAIVGESGCGKSVTAQTLMRLIPSPPSYIKSGSIMFDGKVDITKLSNKQMEKIRGSEMGMIFQDPMTSLNPTMKIGDQITEGLIKHEGLNKKAARDKAIEILKLVGINSPEGRIHQYPHELSGGMRQRVMIAIALACSPKLLIADEPTTALDVTIQAQIIDLMKTISEKTDSSIILITHDLGVVADMAQRVVVMYAGKIIEQGTVDEIFYEPQHPYTWGLLRSVPRLDTNTNEELVPIPGTPPDLFAPPKGCAFAARCPYAMNHCLEEDPAHTVLSDTHSAACWLLHPDAPKVERPVGVGGRTHV from the coding sequence ATGAGCATCAAAGACAATTTGCTAGAAGTGAAAGATCTGCGAGTTTCATTCCGTACTTATGCGGGTGAAGTACAAGCTGTGCGCGGCGTATCTTTCTCTTTGAAAAAAGGTGAAGTGTTGGCGATTGTAGGGGAATCCGGTTGCGGTAAGTCTGTAACGGCACAAACGCTCATGCGTTTAATTCCTTCTCCGCCTAGTTATATAAAAAGTGGCTCCATTATGTTCGATGGGAAAGTTGATATTACGAAGCTTTCCAATAAACAAATGGAGAAAATCCGTGGCTCTGAAATGGGTATGATTTTCCAGGATCCAATGACTTCCTTGAATCCTACGATGAAAATCGGTGATCAAATCACGGAAGGTTTGATCAAGCACGAAGGTTTAAATAAGAAAGCAGCAAGAGACAAAGCGATCGAGATCCTCAAGCTGGTTGGTATTAACTCCCCTGAGGGGCGTATTCACCAATATCCGCATGAGCTTTCTGGTGGTATGCGTCAACGTGTGATGATCGCCATCGCATTGGCTTGTTCGCCGAAGCTTCTTATTGCCGATGAGCCGACAACAGCGTTAGACGTTACGATCCAAGCTCAAATCATTGACTTAATGAAGACGATCTCGGAGAAAACGGACTCATCCATTATCTTAATTACGCATGACCTTGGTGTTGTTGCCGATATGGCACAACGTGTCGTGGTTATGTATGCAGGAAAAATTATCGAACAAGGGACCGTAGATGAGATCTTCTACGAGCCGCAGCATCCATATACATGGGGCTTGCTTCGTTCTGTGCCACGGTTGGATACGAATACGAACGAGGAGCTTGTGCCGATTCCTGGTACACCTCCAGATCTATTCGCTCCGCCAAAAGGGTGTGCTTTTGCAGCGAGATGTCCATATGCGATGAATCACTGTTTAGAAGAAGATCCAGCACATACCGTGCTATCTGATACGCATTCAGCAGCATGCTGGTTGCTGCACCCTGACGCACCGAAGGTTGAACGCCCTGTAGGAGTGGGAGGTAGGACGCATGTCTAA
- a CDS encoding adenosylhomocysteinase, with the protein MTTGTKSIVTDMALAPEGHLKIDWVQAHMPVLNRIREQFEKEQPFKGLKVTISLHLEAKTAYLAKVVKAGGADVTITGSNPLSTQDDVCAALVEDGITVFAKYNPTPEEYKELLIKSLESKPDLIIDDGGDLVSLLHSERKDLAVNVRGGAEETTTGILRLKAMEKEGKLAFPMVAVNDAYCKYLFDNRYGTGQSVWDGINRTTNLVVAGKTVVVVGYGWCGKGVAMRAKGLGANVIVTEIDAIKGVEAYMDGFAVMPMIEAAKLGDFFVTVTGNRDVIRGEHYKVMKDGAILSNAGHFDVEVNKPELEAQSSSKRTVRRNIEEYQLTDGRKIYVLAEGRLVNLAAGDGHPAEIMDMTFALQAMSLKHVNDEYKSLGKTVVNVPYVLDEQVARYKLESLGTSVDALSDEQKAYLDSWDEH; encoded by the coding sequence ATGACAACTGGAACGAAAAGTATTGTGACCGATATGGCGTTGGCGCCTGAGGGGCATTTGAAAATTGATTGGGTGCAAGCGCATATGCCGGTTCTGAACCGCATTCGCGAGCAGTTTGAGAAAGAACAGCCGTTCAAAGGCTTGAAAGTGACGATTTCCTTGCACTTGGAAGCGAAAACAGCTTACCTGGCGAAAGTAGTTAAAGCAGGTGGAGCTGATGTGACGATTACGGGGAGTAATCCACTTTCCACGCAAGACGACGTGTGTGCAGCGCTTGTTGAGGATGGCATCACCGTGTTTGCGAAATATAACCCAACGCCAGAAGAGTACAAAGAGCTTCTCATCAAATCTTTGGAATCGAAACCTGATCTGATCATTGATGACGGTGGGGATCTCGTATCTTTGCTGCATTCTGAGCGCAAAGATTTGGCTGTGAATGTGCGCGGCGGCGCGGAAGAAACTACAACGGGTATTTTACGTCTGAAAGCGATGGAGAAAGAAGGCAAGTTGGCTTTCCCGATGGTCGCTGTGAATGATGCGTACTGTAAATACTTGTTTGACAACCGTTACGGCACAGGCCAATCCGTATGGGACGGCATTAACCGTACGACGAATCTAGTTGTTGCAGGTAAAACAGTTGTTGTCGTTGGTTACGGCTGGTGTGGTAAAGGTGTAGCGATGCGTGCAAAAGGCTTAGGTGCCAACGTAATCGTGACTGAAATCGATGCGATTAAAGGTGTAGAAGCTTATATGGACGGTTTCGCAGTTATGCCGATGATCGAAGCTGCGAAATTGGGTGACTTCTTCGTGACTGTAACAGGAAATCGCGATGTCATTCGCGGCGAGCACTATAAGGTGATGAAAGATGGCGCAATCCTATCGAACGCGGGTCACTTTGATGTTGAAGTGAACAAACCTGAGCTTGAAGCGCAGTCCTCCTCGAAGCGCACAGTTCGCCGCAACATCGAAGAGTATCAATTGACTGATGGCCGCAAAATTTATGTCCTCGCAGAAGGTCGCTTAGTGAATCTAGCTGCAGGCGACGGTCACCCTGCTGAAATTATGGATATGACGTTTGCGTTGCAAGCGATGTCCCTGAAGCACGTGAATGATGAATACAAATCCCTAGGCAAAACGGTAGTAAACGTTCCGTACGTGCTGGATGAGCAAGTAGCTCGCTACAAACTAGAATCCCTTGGCACAAGCGTTGATGCGCTCTCTGACGAACAAAAAGCTTACCTAGACAGCTGGGATGAGCATTAA
- a CDS encoding ABC transporter ATP-binding protein yields MSKTMSKSDQPILQIRNMKKHFNLGNGKILKAVDNFSIEIKRGETFGLVGESGCGKSTAGRTIINLYEATSGEVIFDGEDVHKLKGKKLKEFNRNMQMVFQDPYASLNPRMTVGNIIAEGIDIHGLYTGAKRKERVMELLRAVGLNDEHASRFPHEFSGGQRQRIGIARALAIEPKFIIADEPISALDVSVQAQVVNLFKRLQKEMGLTYLFIAHDLAMVKHISDRIGVMYLGNLVEVTTSDALYAKPLHPYTQSLLSAIPIPDPEVERTRERIILQGDVPSPLNPPSGCPFRTRCPQAMAKCADSMPPSKEVEPNHFVACHLY; encoded by the coding sequence ATGTCTAAGACGATGTCGAAGTCTGATCAACCAATTTTGCAGATTCGCAATATGAAGAAGCACTTTAATCTTGGAAACGGCAAGATTCTGAAAGCTGTTGACAACTTTTCAATAGAAATTAAACGCGGCGAGACGTTCGGTCTTGTTGGCGAGTCCGGTTGCGGGAAATCCACAGCTGGGCGTACGATCATCAATCTGTATGAAGCAACTTCGGGTGAAGTTATTTTTGACGGTGAAGATGTTCATAAGTTAAAAGGGAAAAAGCTGAAAGAATTTAACAGGAATATGCAAATGGTATTCCAGGACCCTTACGCTTCCTTGAACCCGCGTATGACGGTCGGGAATATTATTGCCGAAGGTATTGATATTCACGGTTTATATACAGGCGCAAAGCGTAAAGAGCGCGTTATGGAGCTGCTTCGTGCTGTTGGGCTTAACGATGAGCATGCAAGTCGTTTCCCGCATGAGTTCTCAGGCGGTCAGCGTCAGCGTATCGGGATTGCCCGAGCACTTGCGATCGAACCGAAGTTCATCATCGCCGATGAGCCGATCTCTGCGTTGGACGTATCCGTTCAAGCGCAAGTCGTTAACCTTTTCAAAAGATTACAAAAAGAAATGGGCTTAACGTACTTGTTTATCGCGCATGACTTGGCGATGGTTAAGCATATCTCCGATCGTATCGGTGTTATGTACTTAGGGAATCTTGTTGAGGTAACAACGTCTGATGCGTTGTATGCGAAGCCTTTACATCCATACACACAATCCCTGCTTTCTGCGATTCCGATTCCGGATCCAGAAGTAGAGCGTACGCGTGAGCGTATCATTCTTCAAGGTGACGTGCCAAGTCCGCTCAACCCGCCAAGCGGTTGTCCGTTCCGTACACGTTGTCCGCAAGCGATGGCGAAATGTGCGGATTCTATGCCGCCTAGCAAAGAAGTGGAACCGAATCACTTCGTAGCTTGCCACCTATACTAA